The Lathyrus oleraceus cultivar Zhongwan6 chromosome 5, CAAS_Psat_ZW6_1.0, whole genome shotgun sequence genome includes the window CTACACAAGTTTTCATAGCAATGTAAGGAGTCATTGATGCttttgatttaaattaatatacTCTCGTTCTTCATAAATTTAGGTTACAGGCGAATCACGGAAAAAAGACGAGTATCTGTGTTTTGCCGAAAACTTTTGTGCATGTTATTCTTTCTTCTATGATGTTGTCAACAGAGGGGAACAACTTTGTGTAAGCCTTATACTTTCTTGTCTTTTATTTCTTCATATTCAAAACCTCACTGTAAACATTCTTATCATTGCACTGTGTTGTGTGTGTCTGCGTTTTTCAGTGTAAACATCAGTTAGCTGCGAGACTTGCTGAGTCATTGGGATCGTACGTCGAAGTTAAGGTATCTGATGAAGAGCTAGCTTTGTTGCTTTCCAAAATATAGTCctcacatttttatttttatttcttgtTAAGAAAACAAATACATTGCTTTGTGGAAACTAGATTAGACAAAGAACACTTCATTACTGGTAAAAAAAGTGCGATTAGAGTGGCTCTTGAAAATGAATAGCAGAAGCGCAAAAGCTATTAATTAGATTGACTTTTCTTGTTAATTATTGAAGTGGAAATTAGTATAATGACTTCTCGTTAGTCCATGATTTGTTGTTATGCTTATACATGTAGAGGAAAATTTGCAAGCATGGATACCGtctttttttgtgtgcataaaAAACCATGTAATGTAAAACATTGTAAACATGTTGGATGAAACTTAAGATTACTAGAAGTTATATTTTTTGTATCGAAGACTGAAAATTAACACTGATCAGTGATCACTTCATAGTCCACCATCTGATTTTTGAGTTGCTGGACATCCCTTAGTTGGGTATAGACGAGTGACAATATCTATACTTCGATAGCAAGGTTTCGTTTTAACCTTGCTATCGAAGTCAAATCTAACATTACTTGTTTCCGGAAAAGTATGCTAAAGGTCCAACAATAGCACCATTGATGTAAGTGGCCGGTTCGGAATGACTGTAATCACCGCGATCATCCGGAAATCCGTCGTTCTGGTTCGGACCTCCAACTATGGCTCCAACCAATATGTTAGGGTTCGGGCTCATTGAATGGAAAAACGGATTGAAACCGCCATCACAGCCTATGGTTTGTGGATGAACCGATAGTGAAGGCAAAGAAGAACCTCTATGGTGAATCCTCTTAGGGAAGTATGGACCATAACCTACCATATAAGACATTCTTAGAGGATTTTCACCTAATATGTAGTCTACCTGAAATTTCAAAATTCACAACAAAATTTATCAACAAAATGGAGAAGAGAATATTGAAGTCAGTATATGATCGAATGAATAAGATTTACTTGTCTTTTCGCTATGGATCTTAAGGTATTCGGAGTGACGAAGACGCTGCCGCAGTTAAATGTGTGTTTTGTTGCTGACATATACTTTGAATAGGTTGTAAGCAAGAATGTTATAGCTGTCACATATTGGAGATTGCTCTCAGGTAACTTGAACATGAGTCCTCCTGCACATTCATGAATATTAGTAATCATGACGGTTGTTATCAAAATCGATATCAAGTCGTGATTCAGAAGAACGATTGTTTGAACCTTGTGTATATTGTGTAGTTGAAGAGGGTGAGTTAGGCAAGATCTTGCACATAAAGTTATCGGCTTCTTGTCTATATTGGTCAAAGTTCTTATCGCCATTCAACAATGCTCTCTGCAGTAACGATTAACAAGAATCGTAGAAACCTAGTGAGTTAGACGAAGTTTCGACTAacaaattgttttttttttacaaTGAGAAACTTACCTTTGAAAGAAGAACATGTGCACCAGCATATTTGTTGTCCCAACTGAAGATATCAGGTTGATCATCAGCTCCCAAAGATTTCACCAATTTGTAATAGTAAACTGCATTTGTTGCTCTAAAAAGCCATGCAGCTCCCCACAATAGTTCATCCTGAAAATAAATAAACCTTATTAGAATAACACATTCACTAATCAGGTCACGCAGTTATTGGTTTCGACTAACCGATCGAAATCAATGGCTGAGATTATTTAAAATTGATTTTATGAATGTGTGATTTGAGACGTTCAGTCTCAAGTCAACGACCGATATTATGAGCTGCATGCAATGTTGTCAATTGCAGATAGTTAAAGTTCTGCTATGCGATAGTGCTATAGCGCGATTACTAAATAGTGTTTTGCGGAACAATAACGGTTTGTCGAAATTCCACTATGCTATAATGGTATAGCGCCGTTATAGCGACTATTTAACAACATTGATATGGCATAAGAACTTAGCTTTCGAAAGTTGAGACTAACTTGAAAATAAGTTTACCTTGAATCCGGAATATGAGCAATAAAACGGACAAGCAGCGGAACCGAGTGAATTACTATATGAACCTTGATACTGCAAAGCAAACTGATAAACCTTCTGTGAAGTTCTCAACAAAAGCTTAGAATAAGATGGATCAACTTTTCTGAAAACAATAGAAGCTGCAGCAAGTGCTGCAGCAGTTTCAGCAGCAACATCAGAACCGGGATTCTTCGAAGATACATAATAAACAGTTCTAACAGTATCCATATCTTCCGGTCTTTCCCAGCATTTGTGATCGACGTTTGGATCTCCGACACCGACATAAAGTCTTCCGGGTGTTGATGTTGCGCACTTGAGGAAATAATCGGCGGCGTAGCGAATCGCGGCTCGTGCTTCTTTCATTTGAGGTCCCATTCTTTTACCATATTCAATTGTGCTCCATGATAGCATTGTTGTTGTGAATGCCATTGGAAAATTGAATTTCACATTGTCTCCTGCATCATAGTAGCCTCCACTTAAATCCACCTGTGCCAAACAAAAACAATGTCTTAGCACTTTAATATAAGTCAAAAATTAGAAAGACTTATTTGAACTTATCTACTTATAAAAATAACTTAGTTATGTCTATAATCTTCTTTCAGCTTATTTCTGTAAGTACTTTTGACAAACTTGTGGAAACAACTTATAAACAACTACGAAAAGTTTGTTTTTTTTCAAGGATTGGAAGCTTCTGAGAGAAGTAGAATTGATTTTGATATATTCACTTTTTAAAGTAGAATTGATTATATCTTCATAActaattatattttaaattacAATTTATAATTTTTGAGTTTAAACGTAATTTTTATATTGAAATTTAATTTTCAACTCACTTTTTCTTAAATGTATCCAAAATAAGTAATTTTATTTTCAACTCACTTTCTAATCAGAAACTATTCTCCATAATCAATTTACTTAAATCAATTTTTGTCACAGCCAAACACAAACTAATATGAATTTTCTAATTTTTTAAATATTGACAAAAGAAAAAGACTGAATCCAACTTTATTATTTGACTTTTGTCTTTATTCTGTACTGTAAAATTGGAATCTTTCAGTAATGTACAGAACAGAATCATTTCAGAACATAATTGATTTTAAAGCATTAAAAAAGTGATTAAAAAACATCTCAACAACCAAGAGAAAATGACTCAAGAAACTAGGTAGTATCATATACAGAAGAGAACAAAAACTACAAGTCAACAAAAAGTAACAGGTTCAGCAAGGTACATACATGCTATGTTTGGTTCAACATTCAAAATTTTCAAACTTATTATGTTGGCTCCAAAAGAAACATACTTTTGcaatatttaaataataaatcAAATATAGCAAGTATTAGATAAGATAAATACCAAATGAACAATAAATAActaagaaaataaaataataataataaataataataattttaaaatattaaaaaaaacaagTTGAACCACAATTATTCAACCTATCCAAATTTTAAAACTTTGcataaacaaaaaaaatatttaaaaaataattaaaaaagaaaaaatataacaaaaaaacTGACAAATTTTCAGTTTTTCGATTAACCTATTAAACCGAttaatttgatttgatttttaaAACATTGCCATAATATAAATAACTTGTTTTTCTTAATGGAATAATATCAATACTTAATATTCCTTCCGTTTCAAAATGGctaaaaaaaatttaaatgaatATCATTCTCATTTTCAATAAATTTGAACTCGAATTATCAAAGCGAAAAACAACCTTAATAGAATGAAAAACAACCTTAATAGAgtgaaaaacaagaaaaacaaCCTTAATAGagtgaaaaggaaaaagaagtACATTACATTGTCTTGAAGACCATCAGAGAGACCAGAATTGGATCTCCATTTGATTTGTTGATCAGGAGGGAGTTTTCCTGACCTCTGACCTTGAAAAAACAGCAAAGATTTTGCCAAAGCTTCTCTGTAATTTGGTTTGcattcaacattttcaacaacCAACAAACATGTGATGATAAGTAACAAGAAAAGAAGTGAAGTTTTCATCATGTTTAATGGTTGTGTTGTGTGTGACCCTTTTGCAGAATCAACACTAAAGTGCTTTTCTTGCTTTGGAATTTGCTTTTTGATGACTTCTTGGTTGAAGCAAAATGAGTTATGTGCTACCCTTTTTATAATGGAAAAAAAAATATCAATCAATTGGCGTAAATCAAGGTTTCTCAaagaatttttttattataaaaaacTTATGTACTTGTTCCATTTCAAAATAACTTTAGATGATTCCACGCatattaataaaatataatagtTAGTTGGATTAAATAAATTTAATATGTGACAATCgaatttgtttatatttatgtattaatgtaaatatattattaatatttataaatttatttttttaaattaaaataaaagatgATAGATAAATAAAAGTAAAAGACGTATGATTATATTAAATTATTCTTATTAATGAAAGATATATTCTCATGATGATGATAATAATTAAAAGGGTAATGTTAACTTGTGTCCTAGGGGCACAAGATAAGACACCCACATGTAAAAAGTTTGTATTGAAAAAATCAATTATAAATTTAATTTTATACCTTTATTAAAATGAATGCACAATTTCCAACATAAAATTACTTTCTTTAGTTCTTATTTTGTGCACTTAGGATATAAGTTAGCATTGTCCTAATTAAAAATTgatataaataaatattaattaaataatataattaaaaataattaagaCTCCTTAAGTTGACCGGACATAAACATACATTGGTTCGAACTCGTGACATctcatatatttatttttaaaatgtgAAATTCAGGtacaattttttttgaaaaaataaataaattatattacAAGTGAGACTATTTTTAGATAATTATTACTTTATATATAACTTTAGTGTAATACTCTAATATAATTTAGAAATATTAAGAAAAGTAGTTGTAACACGAGTATTTGTTGCTACAAACGTGTGTTTAGGATGATGCTATTAATTGTTATTTCACAATTTTCACGTTGGAAATAAATATGGACAATGAATGAGGATCCAAGAATTGTTTAAACATATGCATTGTAAATTTGTTCAAAACTTTTGTTACTTTTACATATTTGTTTCTAAATTTATCAATAGAGGTGATAAACGACATGATATTATAATCCATTCTAAGACAAATTCAACAATCTTGTTAATTATTGAAGTACATGTCTCGCCCtaaatatttttctttaataTTATTTCTATTAATATAAGATGCAAATATTTTTCTTTATAATCACGTGTAGACATTTAAATGTGACTATTTTCTTTATAAGATGTATTTGATTTCTAAATTCTATAACTTATGTTTTATGACTAAAAAATTTATTAAATTTATTCTTTTTTTGAAATAAATATTTTGTATTAGTGACTTATTTTGAGACTAACTCGACATTTTATATGTATATTGTCTCAATCTTATTTGATTTGTATCTTAGTAAATTTGATAATCAGATTTGTTGGAACTTTGAACTAAAAGATTAGTGAATAATGGTTGAGAAAATTAAAATGTGAAAAGTGAAAGAAGAAAATTGAGAGATAAAGAGATAATTGAAGGTGAGAAGTGATATCCACGTTACATTGATATGAGAATGCCTCAAAGGCAATTATATAAGTTTTACAAAATGATTGGGACCTAAAACATAAAAGTACATGACTGAAAAATGCAAAAACACAGGTTTGTAACCGATTATACCAAAACGTTAATCGGTTACAGCTGACACTAAAAATAAAACACCttcagtggtaaccggttaatCTCAGATGTTAACCAATTACACCCTCGAAGATTTTCCTTGTTCTTCAATCTAGAAGTGAAAATACTTTTGTTATAACCGGTTATACCCCCCGTGTTAACTAGTTACAACACTTGAAATACTCAAAATGCTTTTAACACACCATCTTAATTCAAGTGTTCCAAGTCTTACATGCTCgtgttcatcttcaacctcttgaGCACATCATTTGTGACTCCCTTAGTCAACAAATCAGCCACTTGGTCTTCACTTCTGCAATATTCCAATCTTAACGTTGATTCACTAACAAGCTTCCTCAAGTACTGAAACATCTTCTCAATATTCTTGTTCCTCCCATATACAATTGGGTTCTTAGTAAGATTAATCGCGAAAACATTATCAACCAGGAGTGTAACAGCCTCACCTTTATTGTAACCTAGCTTCTCTAATAGATTTATAAGTCATACAACTTGGTATGCATATAACGAAATAACAATGTACTCTGCCTCACAAGACGAGAGTGCAACTACTGGTTTCTTCTTCGAACACCATGAGATTGGTGCTCCACCAAACATAAAGATGTATCAAGTTGTAGACTTTCGATAATCTTTATCTTCGCACTAATTGGAATAGGTAAAATCGAGAAAATTGCATTTTTTGCCCGTATCCGTTGTGGGAAAGAGAATTCTACAACCAACAAGACCTTTGACATATCTTAGGATCCTCTTGACTGCTGCCAAGTGAGATACCTTCGGTCTCCCCATGAATCTACTCACAATACTGACACTAAACGCCAAGGTTGGCCGCTTATTGAACAAATAACATAAGGATTCAATCAACCTCCTATACTGAGTTGGATCAACATCTTTCTCATTCTCATTCTTCAAAAACTGTAGTCTCGGTTCAGCTGGGATAATGGCAGCATTACAATGCtccatttcaaacttcttcaatatctcaagcacatatcttctttggtgcatgagTAATCCCCTTTTGGACTTGTGGAACTCAATGCTAAAGAAGTATGTCATGAGGACAAGGTCAGTCATCTTAAATTTTGTCATAAGTTCACCCTTGACCTTAGAAATACACTTTCTGTTGCTACCCATTATCAACAAGTCGTCTACATATATACAAAGGATAATCACTCATTCACTTGTATCTGTCATCACAAACAAGCCATGCTCGGATACACATTTCTTGAAGTCAACCTCATTTAGGAAACCATCTATTATTTTGTTCCAAGCTCTTAGAGATTGCTTCAAACCATATAACACTTTCTTCAACTTGTGGAACTTTATCTCTTGGTTTCTCACAACAAAACAAGGGGATCATTCTACATACACCTCCTTTTCAAGCGGTCTGTTCAAATATGCATATTTGACGTCCATTTGGTAGATGGACCAACTGTTGTTATTTGTAATACCAATAACTAGCCTAATGGTTTCAATCCTAGAAACTGGTGCAAATACCTCTTCAAAGTCTATGCCTTCTCTTTGCAAGAATGCATTTGCAACTAATCGAGCCTTATGCTTGATTATCTCGCCCTTGGGATTTGCCTTCACTTCAAATATCCATTTCACACCAATTGACTTTTTTCCATTCGATAAATCAACTAACTCTCAAGTATTGTTCTTCTCAATTGATTCCAGATCCTCCTTCATAGCATAAATAAATTCTTATGCTTTATTATCTCACCCTTGGGATTTGCCTTCGATTCCTTAATTGCTACAACCATATTGTCAAATCTTGATTTTAAAGAACGCAAGATTTTCGCGACAACATACTGCTATGTGACTGTTTCTCCATATGTCTTCACTTGATTCACCAACTGAGTGATTCTCGTTGTGAAATCGTTGATtgtctccttttctttcattTGAATCAATTCAAGTTGACGCTTGTAAGTTGTAACTTCACCACCTTCGCCTTATCAGTCCCTGCATATGCCTTCTCTAAGATTTCTCATGCTTGCTTTGACGATTTGCaatcaccaactttctcaaagttgtcaCCATCAACACAATGATGGATAAAAAACAACGCCTTGAAATCTTTCTTATTCTTTTCCTTATGTGTTGCTTGTTGTGCAGTCGTTGCATCTTCGCATCAAGGATAGGTAGGTTTGCAAGGATTTTTTTAATTGGAGACAGAATTTATGTTGCAGACTAGGTGTTTGTGAATTAGAACCAGACTCTTGATGTTAAATCTTGGAACTCTGAACCATAAGATTGATGAACAATGGTGGTGAAAATTGGAATGTGGAGAGTGAAAGAGGAAAATCGAGATAAAAAGATAATTAAGGGTGAGAAATTATATTCACATTAGATTGAGATGAGAATGTCTCCAAAATATTTATACAAGTCTTACAAAATAATTGGAACCTAAAATATAAGTACATAACTGAAAAATGCAAAACCTCTGACCTATAACCGGTTACACAAAATCGTTAACCGATTACGGCTGACACTAAAAATAAAACGCCTTTAGTAATAATCGATTAACCTCATATGCTAACTGATTACATCCTCGAAATTTTGCCTTATTCTTCCGTCCATAAGTAAAAATACTCTTACTGTAACGGATTACATATTGTGTTAACTGATTAGAGTACTTAAACTAATCGAAATTCATGTCTATAAAATTGGTCTAAGAGCCGATTTTATTGACATCTTTAAATAAATAtacttttataaaaaaaaatattatatgCTAATTATTTTTCTAAAGTAGTCAAATTATTACGGAACaagaaaaaaaaagtaaaaatattattataattataagACATGGGATTACTTGAGTACTAGTATCTGTTTTAGTCTAAGTCTCTTCTACCCTAATTAACAATTCAATATGACATTTTCTAAGATATTAATTAACAATTCAATATGACATTTTCTAAGATATTAAAGTAATGTCGTTGCATGGGGATTTTAAAATGGCAAGTAAATTGTGAATCTTATCAAGACATTTGCTACAAATCAAAGAAAGTTTGAAACCGTCTTCCAATAAATCTTATTGTCACCAATTTTGTTCTTGGTTTATTGTAGTTTGGTAAACAGTTATAGTTATCATGACCAAACCTTGAGAATTGAACACTTGTATTTTAAATTTATACTATTTCCTTTTTCTATATTATTTTCATCATCTTAGATAATAAGAGCAAAAGCATTAAAAAAAAGGTTTTATTGATATTATAGTATTTGTACCACAAACCAATTATAAATATTTAATAAACAATCCTATGATGACATGACATGTTTAAAATGATGAAAGTACATGAAAATGGGACCATATAACATCAAAGTTTCAAAACACACATGACTTAATCCTCTCATTATGTTTTTCATGTGATTTACTTTATGCTCCAAAATGTAAACCCCTAAAACCTGTTTGGGGAGACATTTAACACAATCCCCTAAGATACAAGTATTATTCCTAATTGttttttaatcattttttgtGTCAACATTAGCATGAAAAGAAGAGGCGTAAATGGCGCCATTTGGAGGGCTATTATCCTTAAAATGTGGGCCTCGAATTACGCTAAGCTAACGGCGCCGATTAATGTACGTGAAAGATAAAAGGAAGTTATGTTGTAATTAGCATAATCACGTTTTGCTTTCAAATGTTGTGACTTTTTCTTTGTGTATCCCAAATTCTATATTCTTTTTTCTATCATTTGTAGAAGTAACACTTTGAAACTCCCTCTTTCGCGCCATTATCTAGTTTCATTTTTTTAAAGTTAATTTATTTAGGTGAATTCCGATGTTTTTAATAAATATGAATAAGTAACATGTTTCGGGATGGTACGAGAAATACGTGGGATGAAGGAATGAATTCTTCCTATACGGCGGAGAGAGATTTAGGTATGGAAGAGCGGGAGGACCTACAGAATATATATTATAATGTTC containing:
- the LOC127086101 gene encoding endoglucanase 9 codes for the protein MMKTSLLFLLLIITCLLVVENVECKPNYREALAKSLLFFQGQRSGKLPPDQQIKWRSNSGLSDGLQDNVDLSGGYYDAGDNVKFNFPMAFTTTMLSWSTIEYGKRMGPQMKEARAAIRYAADYFLKCATSTPGRLYVGVGDPNVDHKCWERPEDMDTVRTVYYVSSKNPGSDVAAETAAALAAASIVFRKVDPSYSKLLLRTSQKVYQFALQYQGSYSNSLGSAACPFYCSYSGFKDELLWGAAWLFRATNAVYYYKLVKSLGADDQPDIFSWDNKYAGAHVLLSKRALLNGDKNFDQYRQEADNFMCKILPNSPSSTTQYTQGGLMFKLPESNLQYVTAITFLLTTYSKYMSATKHTFNCGSVFVTPNTLRSIAKRQVDYILGENPLRMSYMVGYGPYFPKRIHHRGSSLPSLSVHPQTIGCDGGFNPFFHSMSPNPNILVGAIVGGPNQNDGFPDDRGDYSHSEPATYINGAIVGPLAYFSGNK
- the LOC127086103 gene encoding uncharacterized protein LOC127086103, translated to MSASNLVAEKVWKEIESTHTVNDDQLYILHFLFGKNFEGASRIVDQRGVKRISGEPSGRFIFQVTGESRKKDEYLCFAENFCACYSFFYDVVNRGEQLCCKHQLAARLAESLGSYVEVKVSDEELALLLSKI